A DNA window from Zingiber officinale cultivar Zhangliang chromosome 3A, Zo_v1.1, whole genome shotgun sequence contains the following coding sequences:
- the LOC122053446 gene encoding bidirectional sugar transporter SWEET14-like: MAAGLSLDHPLPFIFGILGNLISFMVYLAPLPTFYRVCRKKSTEGFSCLPYVVALFSATLWIFYALLKPNAYLLITINTVGCIIETAYLLLFFAYASKAVKIFTAKLVLSVNLGVFGLILVLTLFLTRGSQRVQVLGWICMCFSVSVFVAPLSVIRLVIRTKSVEFMPFWLSFFLTISAVVWFGYGLLIKDFYVALPNVLGFIFGILQMLLYIAYKGRKEEKSNDNTLPIAEKSNDSSTLPEMVNKDSQLSQPEGDGEKVAIQVVNNLEV, encoded by the exons ATGGCCGCAGGATTGTCCTTAGATCACCCTTTGCCGTTCATCTTTGGCATCCTTGGTAATCTCATCTCCTTCATGGTGTACCTGGCGCCGCT GCCGACGTTCTACAGAGTGTGCAGGAAGAAATCCACAGAGGGGTTCTCGTGCTTGCCTTACGTGGTGGCTCTCTTCAGCGCCACGTTGTGGATCTTCTACGCGTTGCTCAAGCCCAACGCCTACCTCCTCATCACCATCAACACTGTCGGCTGCATCATCGAGACTGCctaccttctcctcttcttcgccTACGCGTCCAAGGCCGTGAAG ATTTTCACAGCGAAGCTGGTTCTGTCTGTGAACCTGGGCGTGTTCGGTCTGATCCTCGTGCTGACTCTGTTTCTGACGCGAGGCTCCCAGCGAGTGCAAGTACTCGGCTGGATTTGCATGTGTTTTTCTGTCAGCGTCTTCGTGGCTCCTCTCAGTGTCATT AGGCTGGTCATACGGACAAAGAGCGTGGAGTTCATGCCGTTCTGGCTCTCATTCTTCCTCACCATCAGTGCAGTCGTTTGGTTCGGATATGGCCTGCTGATCAAAGACTTCTACGTCGCG CTCCCCAATGTGCTGGGATTTATCTTTGGGATTCTGCAAATGCTGCTCTACATAGCGTACAAGGGCAGGAAGGAGGAGAAGTCTAACGACAACACCCTACCGATCGCGGAGAAGTCTAACGACAGCAGTACCCTACCGGAGATGGTGAACAAGGATTCACAGTTATCGCAACCTGAAGGTGATGGAGAAAAGGTGGCCATTCAGGTGGTGAACAATCTCGAGGTTTGA